A window of the Amycolatopsis solani genome harbors these coding sequences:
- a CDS encoding cation diffusion facilitator family transporter, with the protein MSAGGGTKAIIAALGANAGIAVAKFAGFLVTGSSSMLAESVHSLADTTNQGLLLLGQKTSKREADEEHPFGYGRDRYFYSFIVALMLFSLGSAFAIYEGIHKIGHPEPLESPIVAVIILVVAICLEGYSFYTAITESKKIKGDASWWGFIRQAKEPELPVVLLEDAGALLGLVFALAGVGLAVGTGDPVWDGIGTLAIGALLGVIAIILIIEMKSLLIGEGATPAVLATIVDELAAGKVERVIHIRTQYLGPDELLVAAKLAMVPGLDTAELAMAIDDAEARVRAKVPVAKLIYLEPDLDRSLAK; encoded by the coding sequence GTGTCAGCTGGAGGCGGAACCAAGGCGATCATCGCGGCCCTCGGGGCGAACGCCGGGATCGCGGTCGCGAAGTTCGCCGGCTTCCTCGTCACCGGGTCGTCGTCGATGCTGGCCGAGTCCGTGCACTCGCTGGCCGACACCACGAACCAGGGCCTGCTGCTGCTCGGGCAGAAGACGTCGAAGCGGGAAGCGGACGAGGAGCACCCGTTCGGCTACGGCCGTGACCGGTACTTTTACTCCTTCATCGTCGCCCTGATGCTCTTCAGCCTGGGCTCCGCCTTCGCGATCTACGAAGGCATCCACAAGATCGGCCACCCCGAGCCGCTCGAATCGCCGATCGTCGCGGTGATCATCCTCGTCGTCGCGATCTGCCTCGAGGGCTACAGCTTCTACACCGCGATCACCGAGTCGAAGAAGATCAAGGGTGACGCCAGCTGGTGGGGCTTCATCCGCCAGGCGAAGGAACCCGAGCTGCCCGTCGTCCTGCTGGAGGACGCCGGCGCGCTGCTCGGCCTCGTCTTCGCGCTCGCCGGGGTCGGGCTCGCGGTCGGGACCGGCGATCCGGTCTGGGACGGTATCGGCACCCTCGCCATCGGCGCGCTGCTCGGGGTCATCGCGATCATCCTCATCATCGAGATGAAGAGCCTCCTCATCGGCGAAGGCGCCACCCCGGCGGTGCTCGCGACGATCGTCGACGAGCTCGCCGCCGGGAAGGTCGAGCGCGTCATCCACATCCGCACCCAGTACCTCGGGCCGGACGAGCTGCTCGTCGCGGCCAAGCTGGCGATGGTGCCCGGGCTCGACACCGCCGAGCTGGCGATGGCCATCGACGACGCCGAGGCCCGGGTGCGCGCCAAGGTTCCGGTCGCGAAGCTGATCTACCTCGAGCCGGACCTCGACCGCAGCCTCGCGAAGTAG
- the ahcY gene encoding adenosylhomocysteinase, translating into MPPESVAKRHETRNGIEFAVADLDAAEFGRKEIRLAEHEMPGLMALRREYAEVYPLRGARVSGSLHMTVQTAVLIETLVALGAEVRWASCNIFSTQDHAAAAIVVGPHGTPEEPKGVPVFAWKGESLEEYWWCTERMLTWDGEGPNMILDDGGDATMLVHKGTEYEKSGVVPTPDENTSDEFRVFLELLRASVAADTGKWTKIGEGVRGVTEETTTGVLRLYQLAAAGELLFPAINVNDAVTKSKFDNRYGIRHSLIDGINRGTDVLIGGKVAVVCGYGDVGKGAAESLRGQGARVVVTEIDPICALQAAMDGYQVRTLENALPEADIVITTTGNKDVVLVEHMAKMKHQAILGNIGHFDNELDMAGLARYPGIRKINIKPQVDEWIFPNGNTIIVLSEGRLLNLGNATGHPSFVMSNSFSNQVIAQIELFTKHEEYDNEVFRLPKKLDEKVAKIHLDALGGELTKLTKEQAEYIDVDVEGPFKPEHYRY; encoded by the coding sequence ATGCCCCCCGAAAGCGTTGCGAAGCGGCACGAGACCCGCAACGGCATCGAATTCGCCGTCGCCGACCTCGATGCCGCCGAGTTCGGCCGCAAGGAGATCCGCCTCGCCGAGCACGAGATGCCCGGACTGATGGCGCTGCGCCGCGAATACGCGGAGGTCTACCCGCTGCGCGGGGCGCGCGTGTCCGGCTCGCTGCACATGACCGTGCAGACCGCGGTGCTGATCGAGACGCTGGTGGCGCTGGGTGCGGAGGTCCGCTGGGCCTCCTGCAACATCTTCTCGACGCAGGACCACGCGGCCGCCGCGATCGTCGTCGGCCCGCACGGCACGCCCGAAGAGCCCAAGGGCGTCCCGGTGTTCGCGTGGAAGGGCGAGTCGCTCGAGGAGTACTGGTGGTGCACCGAGCGCATGCTCACCTGGGACGGCGAGGGTCCCAACATGATCCTCGACGACGGCGGTGACGCCACGATGCTGGTGCACAAGGGCACCGAGTACGAGAAGTCCGGCGTCGTGCCGACCCCGGACGAGAACACCTCGGACGAGTTCCGCGTGTTCCTCGAGCTGCTGCGCGCTTCGGTCGCGGCCGACACGGGCAAGTGGACGAAGATCGGCGAAGGCGTCCGCGGCGTCACCGAGGAGACCACGACCGGCGTCCTCCGCCTGTACCAGCTCGCGGCGGCCGGCGAGCTGCTGTTCCCGGCGATCAACGTCAACGACGCGGTGACGAAGTCGAAGTTCGACAACCGCTACGGCATCCGCCACTCGCTGATCGACGGCATCAACCGCGGCACGGACGTGCTGATCGGCGGCAAGGTCGCGGTGGTGTGTGGTTACGGCGACGTCGGCAAGGGCGCGGCGGAGTCCCTGCGCGGCCAGGGCGCCCGCGTGGTCGTCACCGAGATCGACCCGATCTGCGCGCTGCAGGCGGCGATGGACGGCTACCAGGTCCGCACGCTGGAGAACGCGCTGCCCGAGGCCGACATCGTCATCACGACGACCGGCAACAAGGACGTCGTGCTGGTCGAGCACATGGCGAAGATGAAGCACCAGGCGATCCTGGGCAACATCGGCCACTTCGACAACGAGCTCGACATGGCGGGCCTCGCGCGGTACCCGGGCATCCGGAAGATCAACATCAAGCCGCAGGTCGACGAGTGGATCTTCCCGAACGGCAACACGATCATCGTGCTGTCCGAGGGCCGCCTGCTCAACCTGGGCAACGCGACGGGGCACCCGTCGTTCGTGATGTCGAACAGCTTCTCCAACCAGGTGATCGCGCAGATCGAGCTGTTCACCAAGCACGAGGAGTACGACAACGAGGTGTTCCGGCTGCCGAAGAAGCTCGACGAGAAGGTCGCGAAGATCCACCTCGACGCGCTCGGCGGGGAGCTGACGAAGCTGACGAAGGAGCAGGCCGAGTACATCGACGTCGACGTCGAGGGCCCGTTCAAGCCGGAGCACTACCGGTACTGA
- a CDS encoding LPXTG cell wall anchor domain-containing protein encodes MRRRTFRGAVAVMALTTAALIGTAGSALACHSDDTRPHPTPGKATPCAEGTDLSQSDVDFKIVKNRLNISKVHEGVTVKRIVVIGGDDGFNDYTPGAKGLEKAAPWNDLRAPFSRNGRQADIEKWYLCGTKTEKPTETTTAPTKPSTPATETTKPSAPASSETVAPTSTTAPAAVPAGNESGTGGGLANTGFDNSWLIWIAALLLVAGGGLLALLKFRRKAS; translated from the coding sequence ATGCGCAGACGTACCTTCCGCGGCGCCGTTGCGGTCATGGCGCTGACCACCGCTGCCCTCATCGGCACCGCCGGCTCCGCGCTGGCCTGCCACAGTGACGACACCCGCCCGCACCCCACCCCGGGCAAGGCGACGCCGTGCGCCGAGGGCACCGACCTCAGCCAGAGCGACGTCGACTTCAAGATCGTCAAGAACCGCCTCAACATCTCGAAGGTCCACGAGGGTGTGACGGTCAAGCGCATCGTCGTCATCGGTGGCGACGACGGCTTCAACGACTACACCCCGGGTGCCAAGGGTCTCGAGAAGGCCGCGCCGTGGAACGACCTGCGCGCGCCGTTCAGCCGCAACGGGCGGCAGGCCGACATCGAGAAGTGGTACCTGTGCGGCACGAAGACCGAGAAGCCGACTGAGACCACCACGGCGCCGACGAAGCCGTCCACGCCGGCCACCGAGACCACGAAGCCGAGCGCCCCGGCGTCCTCGGAGACGGTCGCGCCGACCAGCACCACCGCTCCGGCCGCCGTGCCGGCGGGCAACGAGTCGGGCACCGGTGGCGGCCTCGCCAACACCGGTTTCGACAACAGCTGGCTGATCTGGATCGCCGCGCTGCTGCTGGTCGCCGGTGGCGGTCTGCTCGCGCTGCTGAAGTTCCGCCGCAAGGCTTCCTGA
- a CDS encoding VOC family protein: MSVELFAGIAVRDYLAALAWYERLFGSPPTYVVSDTEALWEVTPHGSVVVELRPERAGRAFHTLFVGDLDERIAAISARGIEPADRETYENGVRKIIYRDPEGNELGIGGGPGES; this comes from the coding sequence GTGAGCGTCGAACTCTTCGCCGGGATCGCCGTCCGCGACTACCTCGCCGCGCTGGCCTGGTACGAACGGCTCTTCGGCTCCCCGCCGACCTACGTCGTCAGCGACACCGAAGCCCTCTGGGAAGTCACCCCGCACGGCTCCGTCGTCGTCGAACTGCGGCCCGAGCGGGCCGGTCGCGCCTTCCACACCCTCTTCGTCGGCGACCTTGACGAGCGGATCGCCGCCATTTCCGCGCGCGGGATCGAACCCGCTGACCGGGAAACCTACGAGAACGGGGTGCGCAAGATCATCTACCGCGACCCCGAAGGGAACGAGCTCGGCATCGGCGGCGGACCCGGGGAAAGCTAA
- a CDS encoding helix-turn-helix domain-containing protein, translating into MSALPSTGTATVAKGSDRNRRSRSPSGSSGPVHGHRLAEIRRGRGFTQQQLAERMGVTKGRVSQIEQGKIAGFEVLARYAAALGGRLHQAISCDDGDVATIA; encoded by the coding sequence ATGTCCGCCCTCCCGAGTACCGGAACGGCCACCGTAGCGAAGGGGTCCGACAGAAACCGGCGGTCGCGGTCCCCGAGCGGATCGAGCGGGCCGGTCCACGGGCACCGCCTCGCCGAAATCCGGCGCGGTCGCGGCTTCACCCAGCAGCAGCTGGCCGAACGGATGGGCGTCACCAAAGGCCGGGTGTCCCAGATCGAGCAGGGCAAGATCGCCGGCTTCGAGGTGCTCGCCCGCTACGCCGCCGCTCTGGGGGGCCGCCTGCACCAGGCGATCTCCTGCGACGACGGCGATGTCGCCACCATCGCCTGA
- the solA gene encoding N-methyl-L-tryptophan oxidase, translating to MTHYDVIVVGLGGMGSAAAYRLAQRGQRVLGIDQFAPVHNRGSSHGGSRITRQAYLEGPEYVPLLLRAHELWAGLERDSGRRLFTRCGGVMVGTADSRTITGSLASAAAFGIPHELLDAREIRRRFPTMAPSPDEVALHEPGAGLVSPEGSVAAHLQLAARSGAELHHEEKVFTWRTMAGGVRVGTSHNYYTADRLVLCPGAWAGELLRDFGVAFTVRRQVQYWFAPSGGVAPFQRHPVYIWEGDGYTFYGFPAHNAPADGVKVAFHSGGGVCTPEGIEREVNGDEIHRIATAVKRHLPTLPGAFLRAATCMYTDTADESFVLAPHPDEERVVLACGFSGHGFKFAPVVGEVLADLVVDGATAHPIERFDPARLLP from the coding sequence ATGACGCACTACGACGTGATCGTCGTCGGGCTCGGCGGCATGGGCAGTGCCGCCGCGTACCGGCTCGCGCAGCGCGGGCAGCGGGTGCTCGGCATCGACCAGTTCGCGCCGGTGCACAACCGCGGGTCGAGCCACGGCGGTTCGCGGATCACGCGCCAGGCGTACCTCGAAGGCCCCGAGTACGTGCCGCTCCTGCTGCGGGCGCACGAACTCTGGGCCGGGCTCGAGCGCGACAGCGGCCGTCGGCTGTTCACCCGCTGCGGCGGGGTCATGGTCGGCACGGCCGATTCGCGGACGATCACCGGCAGCCTGGCGTCGGCGGCGGCGTTCGGCATCCCGCACGAACTCCTGGACGCGCGCGAGATCCGGCGGCGGTTCCCGACCATGGCGCCGTCTCCGGACGAAGTCGCGCTGCACGAACCGGGCGCCGGGCTCGTGTCACCCGAGGGCAGCGTCGCCGCGCACCTGCAGCTCGCCGCGCGCAGCGGCGCGGAACTGCACCACGAGGAGAAGGTCTTCACCTGGCGCACCATGGCCGGCGGGGTACGGGTCGGGACGTCGCACAACTACTACACGGCGGACCGGCTGGTGCTGTGCCCCGGCGCGTGGGCCGGTGAGCTGCTGCGCGACTTCGGCGTCGCCTTCACCGTGCGGCGGCAGGTGCAGTACTGGTTCGCGCCGTCGGGCGGGGTCGCGCCGTTCCAGCGGCACCCCGTCTACATCTGGGAGGGCGACGGCTACACGTTCTACGGCTTCCCGGCGCACAACGCGCCCGCGGACGGCGTCAAGGTGGCGTTCCACAGCGGTGGCGGCGTCTGCACGCCCGAGGGCATCGAGCGCGAGGTGAACGGCGACGAGATCCACCGGATCGCGACGGCTGTGAAGCGCCATCTGCCGACGCTGCCCGGCGCGTTCCTCCGCGCGGCCACGTGCATGTACACCGACACCGCCGACGAAAGCTTCGTGCTGGCCCCGCACCCGGACGAAGAGCGGGTGGTGCTCGCCTGCGGTTTTTCGGGCCACGGCTTCAAGTTCGCGCCGGTGGTCGGCGAGGTCCTCGCGGACCTGGTCGTCGACGGCGCCACCGCGCACCCGATCGAGCGGTTCGACCCGGCCCGGCTACTGCCCTAG
- a CDS encoding amino acid permease has translation MPGTGLWRTKSIEQSISDTDEPDTKLRRNLSAWDLTVFGVAVVIGAGIFTLTARTAGDYAGPSVSLAFVFAAIACALAALCYAEFASTVPVAGSAYTFSYATFGEFMAWIIGWDLILELAVGAAAVAKGWSVYLETVLGYLFGKGTKTTFDIGSVTVDWGALLVVAVLTTLLVLGTKLSSRVSMVITGIKVAVVLFVIILGIFYIKGANYTPYIPPGETGGAGQTGVDQSLFSLIAGGASSSFGVFGLLAGASLVFFAFIGFDIVATTAEETKNPQKAVPRGIMGSLAIVTVLYVAVSLVVVGMTNYKELATSAGDGSHKTLATAFSANGVDWAANIISFGALAGLTTVVMVLMLGQVRIIFAMSRDGLMPRRLAKTGEHGTPKGATLIVGGLVALAAGFFPADKLEEMVNVGTLFAFVLVSAGVLVLRRTRPDLPRAFKVPLMPVIPILAILACLWLMLNLTVLTWLRFVAWMVLGVVIYFAYSRRHSLLGQRQADGGTGDPVESR, from the coding sequence GTGCCCGGAACGGGATTGTGGCGCACTAAATCGATCGAACAGTCTATTTCGGACACTGATGAGCCGGACACCAAGCTCCGGCGGAACCTCAGTGCGTGGGACCTGACGGTGTTCGGCGTCGCGGTCGTCATCGGCGCCGGCATCTTCACGCTGACCGCGCGCACCGCCGGTGACTACGCCGGCCCCTCGGTGTCGCTGGCGTTCGTGTTCGCGGCGATCGCCTGCGCGCTGGCCGCGCTCTGCTACGCGGAGTTCGCCTCGACCGTGCCGGTCGCGGGCAGCGCGTACACGTTCTCCTACGCCACCTTCGGCGAGTTCATGGCGTGGATCATCGGCTGGGACCTGATCCTCGAGCTCGCCGTCGGCGCCGCCGCGGTGGCCAAGGGCTGGTCGGTCTACCTCGAAACCGTGCTCGGCTACCTGTTCGGCAAGGGCACCAAGACGACGTTCGACATCGGCAGCGTGACCGTCGACTGGGGCGCGCTGCTCGTCGTCGCGGTCCTGACGACGCTGCTGGTGCTGGGCACGAAGCTGTCGTCGCGGGTCTCGATGGTGATCACCGGCATCAAGGTCGCCGTCGTGCTGTTCGTGATCATCCTCGGCATCTTCTACATCAAGGGCGCCAACTACACCCCGTACATCCCGCCGGGCGAGACCGGCGGGGCCGGCCAGACCGGCGTCGACCAGTCGCTCTTCTCCCTGATCGCGGGCGGTGCGAGCAGCTCGTTCGGCGTGTTCGGCCTGCTCGCCGGCGCGTCGCTGGTGTTCTTCGCCTTCATCGGCTTCGACATCGTCGCGACCACCGCCGAGGAGACGAAGAACCCGCAGAAGGCCGTGCCGCGCGGGATCATGGGCTCGCTGGCCATCGTCACGGTGCTCTACGTCGCGGTGTCGCTGGTGGTCGTCGGCATGACGAACTACAAGGAGCTCGCCACCTCGGCGGGCGACGGCAGCCACAAGACGCTCGCCACGGCGTTCTCCGCCAACGGCGTCGACTGGGCGGCCAACATCATCTCCTTCGGCGCGCTGGCCGGCCTGACCACCGTCGTCATGGTGCTCATGCTGGGCCAGGTCCGGATCATCTTCGCGATGTCGCGCGACGGCCTGATGCCGCGCCGGCTGGCGAAGACCGGCGAGCACGGGACGCCGAAGGGCGCGACGCTCATCGTCGGCGGCCTGGTCGCGCTCGCGGCCGGCTTCTTCCCGGCGGACAAGCTCGAAGAGATGGTCAACGTGGGCACGCTCTTCGCGTTCGTGCTGGTTTCGGCGGGGGTGCTGGTGCTGCGCCGGACGCGCCCGGACCTGCCGCGGGCGTTCAAGGTGCCGCTGATGCCGGTCATCCCGATCCTGGCGATCCTGGCCTGCCTGTGGCTGATGCTGAACCTGACCGTGCTGACCTGGCTGCGGTTCGTCGCCTGGATGGTGCTCGGCGTGGTCATCTACTTCGCCTACAGCCGCCGTCATTCGCTGCTCGGCCAGCGGCAGGCCGACGGCGGCACGGGGGACCCCGTCGAGTCGCGCTGA
- a CDS encoding dTMP kinase: MVIEGLDGAGKRTLADGLTAALGAKGASVASLAFPCYGKSVHADLVKEALHRGHGDLADSVYGMAVLYALDRSGAADDIRALRETHDVVLLDRYVASNAAYAAARLRQDAAGDVVKWVYELEVDRFGLPRPDAHLLLRVAPAVAAERAERRAVTETGRERDAFETDDGLQRRCAAVYDELAASGWLAPWHVLDGVAGVDHEALATALLGQ; encoded by the coding sequence GTGGTCATCGAAGGGCTCGACGGCGCGGGCAAGCGCACGCTGGCCGACGGGCTGACGGCGGCGCTGGGCGCGAAGGGCGCGAGCGTCGCTTCGCTGGCGTTCCCCTGCTACGGCAAGAGCGTGCACGCCGACCTCGTGAAGGAGGCGCTGCACCGCGGGCACGGCGACCTCGCCGACTCGGTGTACGGCATGGCAGTGCTCTATGCGCTGGACCGCAGCGGCGCCGCGGACGACATCCGCGCGCTGCGGGAAACCCACGACGTCGTGCTGCTCGACCGGTACGTCGCTTCCAACGCCGCGTACGCCGCCGCGCGGCTGCGCCAGGACGCGGCCGGCGACGTCGTGAAGTGGGTGTACGAGCTGGAAGTCGACCGCTTCGGGCTGCCCCGCCCGGACGCGCACCTGCTGCTGCGCGTGGCACCCGCGGTGGCGGCCGAGCGCGCCGAACGCCGTGCGGTGACCGAAACCGGCCGCGAGCGCGACGCTTTCGAAACCGACGACGGCCTGCAGCGGCGGTGCGCGGCGGTGTACGACGAGCTGGCCGCGTCCGGCTGGCTCGCGCCCTGGCACGTCCTGGACGGCGTCGCGGGCGTAGACCACGAAGCACTCGCGACGGCGTTGCTAGGGCAGTAG
- a CDS encoding papain-like cysteine protease family protein, giving the protein MLVKSSQVHAVLALSLMMCLVAPVTAGAAPGVPSTYRNQIVMQAQQKNQWCWAGAGNTIAAYHGATVSQQTFCRLAHGEAGETGGDCANRTGTLADPQRAFAKLGFSSPGRYLDRPLTYAAIRTQAAAGRPVETRVGYRSGGGHSHVVYGYDTGGDWVFWGDPGPAKRYNWSTYGFYTHNSSFAWTHTLTGIAR; this is encoded by the coding sequence GTGCTGGTGAAGTCGAGCCAGGTTCACGCCGTACTGGCTCTGAGCCTGATGATGTGCCTGGTCGCGCCGGTCACCGCCGGAGCCGCGCCCGGAGTGCCTTCGACCTACCGCAACCAGATCGTGATGCAGGCGCAGCAGAAGAACCAGTGGTGCTGGGCGGGCGCGGGCAACACCATCGCCGCCTACCACGGCGCCACCGTCAGCCAGCAGACGTTCTGCCGGCTCGCACACGGCGAGGCCGGCGAGACCGGCGGGGACTGCGCCAACCGCACTGGCACGCTGGCCGACCCGCAACGCGCCTTCGCGAAGCTCGGGTTCAGCTCGCCGGGCCGCTACCTCGACCGGCCCCTCACCTACGCGGCGATCCGGACGCAGGCCGCGGCCGGGCGGCCGGTGGAGACCAGGGTCGGCTACCGCTCGGGCGGCGGGCACTCGCACGTCGTCTACGGCTACGACACCGGCGGCGACTGGGTGTTCTGGGGCGATCCGGGACCCGCCAAGCGCTACAACTGGTCGACCTACGGCTTCTACACGCACAACTCGTCTTTCGCCTGGACGCACACGCTCACCGGGATCGCCCGATGA
- a CDS encoding AfsR/SARP family transcriptional regulator: MAHFGVLGPLAVEGAPGHWVALRGERQRTLLAVLLVNAGQYVHVDVLVEALWPGGPPKSYTSNLHTYLSRLRERIDGLRVEHGPLGYRLRVEPGELDLLVFRAAAAEGKRAGDAVAAAAHYRRALAQWRGPVLAGLHVPRLDADVARLESERLAVFEDCVDAELTAGRHGELTGELQAMITEHPLRERLAAQLMIALHRAGRQGDALEVYRRLRTTLIEELGVEPGAEARRVHAAVLRGEDPVPRLPPPVWPVCQLPPDIGDFTGRDAELAELTGVLGDDRGVPLAVLSGEPGAGKSTLAVRAAHRLRARFPDGQLYVPLAGRDIGEVLADLLRALGVPGPAVPDDVRARAAVFRGRLTDRRVLVVLDDAVDPGDVRALLPGTPGCAVLVTSRRRLSGLAGAHRLPLGPLSGADAAELLNRLAGARVARERADAERIIAACARLPLALRIAGSRLAIRPHLRLDELAGRLEDEVRRLDELTVSDLAVRSSIALSYEGLRPPARRAFRLLGRCRLADLPAWAVTTLVGTPDADEAVEELVEASLLEARGADPSGEGRYRMHDLVRLYAAELAEDTGGLRTVLSATLALADAAASRLPRTVPMPPPAAAPLPQPLPEDLVARLLARPDDWFAAERANLVLLIGWLPAPEAVRLLDKLSVYLYLHGQYAEMRAAYETVLAAADDPAVAVLAEANLALLRHERGQYEEAAATYRQCAKELEARREHHTHAWVTANLAHCLIGLGDAEEALETAAHARELFTMDGQPEPIRVRSAESAALLRLGRVAEARDVDAIALTAARETGDARQIGTALHGFAWSSFLTGDDPHAAAAIAESVDHLRPTPARSELAKSLRTAGAISAATGNREHAMAAFGEARELARELDERPRELSCTRALAAGWIGEGRAAQAIPVLQQCLTEFREMGGRSATGLTWLVLGRAYDATGDAAAAEEAAAEAARLTDPRDASAAAVRRALLALTEPVQE, translated from the coding sequence ATGGCTCACTTCGGCGTGCTCGGGCCGCTCGCCGTCGAGGGGGCGCCCGGGCACTGGGTCGCGTTGCGGGGCGAGCGGCAGCGCACGCTGCTGGCCGTGCTGCTCGTCAACGCGGGCCAGTACGTCCACGTCGACGTGCTGGTCGAAGCGCTGTGGCCGGGCGGGCCGCCGAAGTCCTACACCTCCAACCTGCACACCTACCTCTCGCGGCTGCGCGAGCGGATCGACGGACTCCGGGTCGAGCACGGGCCGCTCGGCTACCGGCTGCGCGTCGAGCCGGGCGAGCTCGACCTGCTCGTCTTCCGGGCCGCCGCGGCCGAGGGGAAGCGGGCCGGGGACGCCGTCGCCGCCGCCGCGCACTACCGGCGGGCGCTCGCGCAGTGGCGGGGGCCGGTGCTGGCCGGGCTGCACGTGCCGCGGCTCGACGCCGACGTCGCGCGGCTGGAGTCCGAGCGGCTCGCCGTGTTCGAAGACTGCGTCGACGCCGAGCTCACCGCCGGGCGGCACGGGGAACTGACCGGTGAGCTGCAGGCCATGATCACCGAACACCCGCTGCGCGAACGGCTCGCCGCGCAGCTGATGATCGCGCTGCACCGAGCCGGCCGGCAGGGCGACGCGCTCGAGGTCTACCGGCGGCTGCGGACCACCCTGATCGAGGAGCTGGGCGTCGAACCCGGCGCGGAGGCCCGCCGGGTGCACGCGGCCGTCCTGCGCGGCGAAGATCCCGTGCCGCGGCTGCCGCCGCCGGTCTGGCCGGTGTGCCAGCTGCCGCCGGACATCGGGGACTTCACGGGCCGAGACGCCGAGCTCGCCGAACTGACCGGAGTGCTGGGTGACGACCGGGGCGTCCCGCTCGCCGTGCTGAGCGGCGAGCCGGGGGCGGGCAAGAGCACCCTGGCCGTGCGGGCCGCGCACCGGCTGCGGGCGCGTTTCCCGGACGGGCAGCTGTACGTCCCGCTCGCCGGCCGCGACATCGGCGAGGTGCTGGCCGACCTCCTGCGCGCGCTCGGCGTCCCCGGCCCGGCGGTCCCGGACGACGTCCGGGCGCGCGCGGCGGTGTTCCGCGGCCGGCTCACCGACCGGCGGGTGCTGGTGGTGCTCGACGACGCCGTCGACCCCGGCGACGTCCGCGCGCTGCTGCCGGGCACGCCGGGCTGCGCGGTGCTCGTGACAAGCCGGCGGCGGTTGAGCGGGCTGGCCGGCGCGCACCGGCTGCCGCTCGGACCGCTGTCCGGCGCCGACGCCGCCGAGCTGCTGAACCGGCTCGCCGGCGCGCGGGTCGCCCGGGAGCGGGCCGACGCCGAGCGGATCATCGCGGCGTGCGCGCGGCTGCCGCTGGCCCTGCGGATCGCCGGCAGCAGGCTGGCCATCCGCCCGCACCTGCGGCTCGACGAGCTGGCCGGCCGTCTCGAAGACGAGGTCCGGCGGCTCGACGAGCTGACCGTGAGCGATCTGGCGGTCCGCAGCAGCATCGCGCTGAGCTACGAAGGACTCCGGCCGCCCGCGCGGCGCGCGTTCCGGCTGCTCGGCCGCTGCCGCCTCGCCGACCTCCCGGCGTGGGCGGTGACGACGCTGGTCGGCACCCCGGACGCCGACGAAGCCGTCGAAGAGCTCGTCGAGGCGAGCTTGCTGGAGGCGCGCGGCGCGGACCCGTCCGGCGAGGGCCGCTACCGGATGCACGACCTCGTCCGGCTGTACGCGGCCGAGCTGGCCGAAGACACCGGCGGCCTCCGGACGGTGCTGTCGGCGACGCTCGCACTGGCCGACGCCGCCGCTTCCCGCTTGCCGCGCACGGTCCCGATGCCGCCACCGGCCGCCGCGCCGCTTCCCCAGCCGTTGCCCGAAGACCTGGTGGCGCGGTTGCTGGCTCGCCCGGACGACTGGTTCGCCGCCGAGCGCGCGAACCTCGTCCTGCTGATCGGGTGGCTGCCCGCACCGGAAGCGGTGCGGTTGCTGGACAAGCTGAGCGTGTACCTGTACCTGCACGGCCAGTACGCGGAGATGCGCGCGGCGTACGAAACGGTGCTGGCCGCGGCGGACGACCCGGCGGTCGCGGTGCTCGCCGAGGCGAACCTCGCGCTGCTGCGCCACGAACGCGGTCAGTACGAGGAGGCCGCGGCCACGTACCGCCAGTGCGCGAAGGAGCTGGAAGCGCGTCGCGAACACCATACCCACGCGTGGGTGACGGCGAACCTGGCGCACTGCCTGATCGGCCTCGGCGACGCCGAAGAAGCCCTGGAGACGGCGGCTCACGCGCGCGAACTGTTCACAATGGACGGTCAGCCGGAGCCCATCCGCGTCCGCTCGGCGGAATCGGCGGCCCTGCTGCGCCTCGGCCGCGTGGCCGAAGCCCGGGACGTCGACGCCATCGCACTGACGGCAGCCCGCGAAACCGGCGACGCCCGCCAGATCGGCACGGCCCTGCACGGATTCGCGTGGTCCTCGTTCCTGACGGGCGACGACCCCCACGCGGCGGCGGCGATCGCGGAGTCGGTGGACCACCTCCGCCCGACCCCGGCCCGTTCGGAGCTGGCGAAGTCGTTGCGCACAGCGGGCGCGATCTCGGCGGCAACGGGCAACCGCGAGCACGCGATGGCGGCGTTCGGCGAAGCGCGAGAGCTGGCGAGGGAACTGGACGAGCGGCCACGAGAGCTGTCGTGCACCCGAGCACTGGCAGCGGGCTGGATCGGCGAAGGCCGCGCGGCACAGGCGATCCCGGTGTTGCAGCAGTGTTTGACGGAGTTCCGCGAGATGGGCGGCCGGTCAGCAACCGGTCTGACGTGGCTGGTGCTCGGACGGGCGTACGACGCCACGGGAGACGCGGCAGCGGCGGAGGAGGCGGCAGCGGAAGCGGCCCGCCTCACCGACCCACGCGACGCGAGCGCGGCGGCGGTGAGGCGGGCTTTGCTGGCGCTGACCGAGCCAGTTCAGGAGTAG